One genomic region from Halococcus qingdaonensis encodes:
- a CDS encoding winged helix-turn-helix domain-containing protein codes for MSTPDIQECVDCVAPADAFALIGNETRLSILEALWRAEEEPVRFSTLNEMVGMRDSAQFNYHLGKLTDQYVRKVEEGYELRTAGAKVVRAVLAGSFTEHPRVEPFVIADGCTRCGEPLVASYEEEMLSLDCPDCGRAHGEYSFPPGGLNDRTNEEVLEAFDQRVRHLHCLAKDGVCPECSGRMTTTISDEGECCLGVGIRADHVCEQCDHSLCSAIGLSLLDRSPVVAFHRDHDVDLGATPYWRLDWCVSDDHTTVRSTDPWELELAIDLDDERLHATLDGDLSLVETRRSTI; via the coding sequence ATGAGTACACCTGACATCCAGGAGTGCGTCGACTGCGTCGCGCCGGCCGACGCGTTCGCGCTCATCGGGAACGAGACCCGATTGAGCATCCTCGAAGCGCTCTGGCGGGCCGAGGAGGAGCCCGTCCGCTTCTCGACGCTCAACGAGATGGTCGGCATGCGCGACAGCGCGCAGTTCAACTACCATCTGGGGAAGCTCACCGATCAGTACGTGCGGAAGGTCGAGGAGGGGTACGAGCTCCGCACCGCCGGCGCGAAAGTCGTCCGCGCGGTGCTCGCCGGTTCGTTCACCGAACATCCCCGGGTCGAGCCGTTCGTGATCGCGGACGGCTGCACCCGGTGTGGCGAACCGCTCGTCGCGAGCTACGAGGAGGAGATGCTCTCGCTCGACTGTCCCGACTGCGGCCGCGCCCACGGCGAGTACTCCTTCCCGCCGGGCGGGCTCAACGACCGCACGAACGAGGAGGTCCTCGAAGCGTTCGACCAACGGGTGCGCCATCTCCACTGTCTTGCCAAGGACGGGGTCTGTCCCGAGTGCAGCGGACGGATGACCACCACGATATCCGACGAGGGCGAGTGCTGTCTCGGAGTGGGTATCCGCGCCGATCACGTCTGCGAGCAGTGCGATCACAGCCTCTGCTCGGCGATCGGCCTGAGCCTGCTCGATCGCTCGCCGGTCGTCGCCTTCCACCGCGATCACGACGTCGACCTCGGGGCGACGCCGTACTGGCGGCTCGACTGGTGCGTGAGCGACGATCATACCACCGTGCGCTCGACCGATCCCTGGGAGCTCGAACTCGCCATCGACCTCGACGACGAACGGCTCCACGCGACCCTCGACGGCGATCTCTCGCTGGTCGAGACCCGCCGCAGCACGATCTGA
- a CDS encoding aryl-sulfate sulfotransferase, with translation MAGMPSRRWLVRGLLGIVVLSLVLLSGVLALSYEEPTLKRGVTSTTPDSETVISSQGWHAQGMSLPNRPARLVSVDENGSVNWTHDGPDDRTNWFYDVDPLPNGNLLVVNPVRGTTVVYEFDPESRERVWTERFDSPDIHDVDLINGDELLVAGINYDTGSTSNDSVFVYNRTTENVTWEWQFKNHYPASADDGIETKDWTHVNDVDEFQEGEFLVSVRNMDQVIAVNRSTKEIDLRLGSDDDHSTMFEQHNPSYLDGANGTPTILVADSENDRIVEYARTGGPPGNGSWERTWTLSGGLNWPRDADRLPNGNTLVVDSMNHRVIEVTSAGEIVWEMHAPWATYDAERVAHGDEPNGPTIREQNATGAVTVHGGSRETVLPSIPAVVGGVVSATPLPGELTELAVRWNHVAPWLKPTWLPTWAFTVLGVGLLVSLGWAVGESIYQRRRIRRRFVRTVGGVRDGLKRR, from the coding sequence ATGGCCGGGATGCCGTCCCGTCGCTGGCTCGTTCGAGGGCTGCTCGGGATCGTCGTGCTCTCGTTGGTGCTCCTCAGCGGCGTGCTGGCACTCTCGTACGAGGAACCGACGCTCAAACGCGGCGTCACGAGCACCACGCCCGATAGCGAGACGGTCATCTCCAGTCAGGGCTGGCACGCCCAGGGGATGTCGCTGCCGAACCGTCCCGCGCGGCTCGTCTCGGTCGACGAGAACGGATCGGTGAACTGGACCCACGACGGTCCCGACGACCGGACGAACTGGTTCTACGACGTCGATCCGTTGCCGAACGGCAACCTGCTCGTCGTCAACCCCGTCCGGGGGACGACCGTCGTCTACGAGTTCGACCCCGAGAGCCGCGAGCGAGTCTGGACCGAGCGGTTCGACAGTCCGGACATCCACGACGTCGATCTGATCAACGGCGACGAGTTGCTCGTCGCGGGTATCAACTACGACACCGGATCGACGAGCAACGACAGCGTGTTCGTCTACAATCGGACGACCGAGAACGTGACGTGGGAGTGGCAGTTCAAGAACCACTACCCGGCGAGCGCCGACGACGGGATCGAAACGAAGGACTGGACGCACGTCAACGACGTCGACGAGTTCCAGGAGGGCGAGTTCCTCGTCTCGGTGCGCAACATGGACCAGGTCATCGCCGTGAATCGCTCGACGAAGGAGATCGACCTGCGCCTCGGCAGCGACGACGACCACTCGACCATGTTCGAGCAGCACAACCCGTCCTATCTCGACGGCGCGAACGGCACACCCACGATACTGGTGGCCGATTCCGAGAACGACCGGATCGTCGAGTACGCGCGCACGGGCGGTCCGCCAGGCAACGGGAGCTGGGAGCGCACGTGGACGCTCTCGGGGGGACTGAACTGGCCGCGCGACGCCGATCGCCTCCCGAACGGCAACACGCTCGTCGTCGATTCGATGAACCATCGGGTGATCGAGGTCACGTCGGCGGGCGAGATCGTCTGGGAGATGCACGCGCCCTGGGCGACCTACGACGCCGAACGGGTGGCCCACGGTGACGAGCCGAACGGGCCGACGATCCGCGAGCAGAACGCCACCGGGGCCGTGACCGTCCACGGCGGGAGCCGCGAGACGGTCCTGCCCTCGATACCGGCCGTCGTGGGCGGCGTAGTGTCCGCGACACCGCTCCCGGGCGAACTCACCGAGCTCGCCGTGCGCTGGAATCACGTCGCACCGTGGCTCAAACCGACGTGGCTGCCGACCTGGGCCTTCACGGTTCTCGGCGTGGGTCTGCTCGTCTCGCTCGGCTGGGCGGTTGGTGAGAGCATCTATCAGCGCCGGCGCATCCGCCGACGGTTCGTGCGGACGGTCGGCGGCGTTCGTGACGGTCTGAAACGCCGGTGA